A genomic window from Caldisericia bacterium includes:
- the nuoE gene encoding NADH-quinone oxidoreductase subunit NuoE, translating to MLKVKNLKIPDNPEYRKLKEYIDENKGKRGSILQILLEAQRIFGYLPEEVQYFIAKETGIPSADIYGIITFYNFFRTEPIGKYLINICRGTACHVKGSEDILEALSKHLNVKIGGTTKDRLFTLSTARCFGACGLAPVMMINNEVYGRLNPTKAVEIIKEIKEREV from the coding sequence ATGCTAAAAGTAAAGAATCTAAAAATTCCTGATAATCCGGAGTACAGGAAACTTAAGGAGTACATTGATGAAAACAAGGGTAAAAGGGGTTCAATTCTACAGATACTTCTTGAAGCACAAAGGATATTTGGCTATCTTCCAGAGGAAGTACAGTACTTTATTGCCAAAGAGACAGGCATCCCATCAGCTGATATCTATGGAATAATAACCTTCTATAACTTCTTTAGAACTGAACCTATAGGGAAATACCTTATAAACATATGTCGTGGTACAGCTTGTCATGTTAAAGGTTCAGAGGATATACTTGAAGCTCTATCGAAACATCTCAATGTAAAGATTGGTGGAACTACAAAGGATAGACTATTCACACTTTCAACGGCAAGATGTTTTGGAGCCTGTGGTCTTGCGCCTGTAATGATGATAAATAATGAGGTCTATGGGAGATTAAATCCAACAAAAGCT